A single window of Buchnera aphidicola (Cinara cuneomaculata) DNA harbors:
- the rsmA gene encoding 16S rRNA (adenine(1518)-N(6)/adenine(1519)-N(6))-dimethyltransferase RsmA, translating into MNRFTYERHIPVKRFGQNFLKNKTIINTIIQKMHLKTIDSVIEIGPGLGALTFPICNIVEKITVLEIDENIIFLLLKSKYYKHVKMILTDVIKFDFHYFFSLNTSILYRLIGNLPYNIATCLLINLIQYNVYIFDMHFMFQKEVAHRLLAIPGNKKYGKLSVLAQYFYKIIPVLDVDRYNFFPAPKVDSVFLRFIPYNKFNQNKINRYFFALEQITRMAFQHRRKFLINNLSKLFSEKTLLKFNINPFLRAEDVSIHQYYLLAKNFLKLYV; encoded by the coding sequence ATGAATAGGTTTACATATGAACGACACATTCCTGTTAAACGATTTGGACAAAATTTTTTAAAAAATAAAACTATTATTAATACAATAATACAAAAGATGCATTTAAAAACTATTGATTCAGTCATTGAAATTGGACCTGGCTTAGGTGCATTAACATTTCCAATTTGTAATATCGTAGAAAAAATTACAGTTTTAGAAATAGATGAAAATATCATATTTTTATTATTAAAAAGTAAGTATTATAAACATGTTAAAATGATTTTAACTGATGTTATAAAATTTGATTTTCATTACTTTTTTTCTTTAAATACAAGTATTTTATATCGCTTGATAGGTAATTTACCATACAACATTGCTACTTGTTTACTAATAAATTTAATTCAATATAATGTATATATATTTGATATGCATTTCATGTTTCAAAAAGAAGTGGCGCATAGATTATTAGCAATTCCGGGTAATAAGAAGTACGGTAAATTAAGTGTTCTTGCTCAATATTTTTATAAAATTATTCCTGTTCTTGATGTAGATAGATATAATTTTTTTCCTGCTCCTAAAGTAGATTCTGTTTTTTTACGATTTATTCCATATAATAAATTTAATCAAAATAAAATAAATCGATATTTTTTTGCTTTAGAACAAATTACCCGCATGGCATTTCAACACCGACGTAAATTTTTAATTAATAATTTGTCTAAATTATTTTCCGAAAAAACATTATTAAAATTTAATATTAATCCGTTTTTAAGAGCAGAAGATGTTTCGATACATCAATATTATTTATTAGCAAAAAATTTTTTAAAGTTATACGTTTAA
- the nfo gene encoding deoxyribonuclease IV has translation MTYIGAHVSSQGGVEKSILRAHQLGATAFSLFLNNPLRWNHSSLTNKIVNNFHKNCKIYGYSSLQILPHSSFLINLGHPDKNMNKKSCYAFIHEINCCYQLGLIMINIHPGSYLYQITEQKCLEIISDSINFVLNQTRKVVIVLENTAGQGSNVGYCFEHLAFIINKIEDKSRIGVCLDICHLFAAGYQLNDTDIFLDTFKKFNTLIGLKYLYGIHMNDSKGKCNSRLDRHHNLGYGKIEKHVFSKIVQITEFQNIPIILETKNITMWKNEILWLQQQSLLCQKSILKK, from the coding sequence ATGACATATATAGGCGCGCATGTTAGTTCCCAAGGGGGAGTAGAAAAATCTATATTACGAGCGCATCAATTAGGTGCAACAGCTTTTTCATTATTTTTAAATAATCCATTGCGTTGGAATCATTCTTCTTTGACAAATAAAATAGTGAATAATTTTCATAAAAATTGTAAGATATATGGTTACTCTTCTTTACAAATTTTACCACATAGTAGTTTTTTGATAAATTTAGGTCATCCAGATAAAAATATGAATAAAAAATCGTGTTATGCTTTTATTCATGAAATCAATTGCTGTTATCAATTAGGATTGATAATGATTAATATTCATCCGGGTAGTTATTTATATCAAATTACAGAACAAAAATGTTTAGAAATTATTTCTGATTCTATTAATTTTGTGTTAAATCAAACGCGTAAAGTAGTAATTGTTTTAGAAAATACGGCGGGTCAGGGAAGTAATGTAGGTTATTGTTTTGAACATTTAGCTTTTATTATTAATAAAATTGAAGATAAATCTAGAATAGGTGTGTGTTTAGATATTTGTCATTTATTTGCTGCAGGATATCAATTAAATGATACAGATATTTTTTTAGATACATTTAAAAAATTTAATACTTTAATAGGATTAAAATATTTGTATGGTATTCATATGAATGATTCTAAAGGTAAATGTAACAGTCGTTTAGATCGTCATCATAACTTGGGTTATGGAAAAATAGAAAAACATGTTTTTTCTAAGATTGTTCAAATAACTGAATTTCAAAATATACCTATAATTCTGGAAACTAAAAACATAACTATGTGGAAAAATGAAATACTTTGGTTACAACAACAATCTTTGTTATGTCAAAAAAGTATTTTAAAAAAATAA
- the rplY gene encoding 50S ribosomal protein L25, with the protein MITLNAVHRYGKGTHNSRYMRKVHCKIPGIIYGKEFLEKELLILLEHDIVFNLQKNSNFFSQKLLINLDKKKFCVIVKDIQYHAFKSILLHIDFLYVNENI; encoded by the coding sequence ATGATAACATTAAATGCTGTTCACCGTTATGGAAAAGGTACACATAATAGTCGTTACATGCGTAAAGTACATTGTAAGATTCCAGGAATAATATATGGTAAAGAATTTTTAGAGAAAGAATTATTAATTTTATTAGAACATGATATCGTGTTTAATTTACAAAAAAATAGCAATTTTTTTTCTCAAAAATTATTAATTAATCTAGATAAAAAAAAATTTTGTGTTATTGTTAAAGATATTCAATATCATGCGTTTAAATCTATTTTATTACATATAGATTTCTTATATGTTAATGAAAATATATAA
- the carB gene encoding carbamoyl-phosphate synthase large subunit translates to MPKRHDINSVLIIGSGPIIIGQACEFDYSGVQACAALKEEGYTVILINSNPATIMTDPEIADKTYIEPINIKIIEEIIKKEKPDAILPTMGGQTALNCALKLHQKGVLKKYQVELIGATIQSIQKAENRYLFEKSMNNINLKTAKCGIAHNIEEANTVIKSIGFPCIIRPSFTMGGSGSGIAYNYEEFQNICIQGLELSPISELLIDESLIGWKEYELEVIQDKSNNFIVICTIENIDPMGIHTGDSITVAPAQTLSDREYQKMRNAAIMILKEIGVTSGGSNVQFAVHPKTGKMIVIEMNPRVSRSSALASKATGFPIARISTKLSIGYTLDELKNNITGHDTPAAFEPSIDYVVTKMPRFDFKKFYKCNDRLTTQMKSIGEVMGIGRTFQESLQKAIRSLEIGFTGFDMNINIQKYNTIQIKDKKIQYELKEAGPKRLWYIGEAFRAKWSVNKIYKLTFIDKWFLRQIQDLILIEEKIKYKKLSDLNYSELKYLKTKGFSDLRISQLINVQEHDIRKKRYKLKLHPTYKRIDTCSAEFFTNTAYMYSTWEDECEAYATKNLKKVIILGSGPNRIGQGIEFDYCCVHASQILKKDKYETIMINCNPETVSTDYDISDRLYFEPIALEEILEIVRIEKPLGVVIQYGGQTPLKLATYFQQEGINILGTQPKYIDIAENRKKFQRIIYKLQLKQPKNDTARNIKEALKKSNHIGYPIIVRPSYVLGGRDMEIIYDDNHLMKYFLNRDRQSKNQSILLDQYLDNAIEIDVDAICDKKNVFIGGVMEHIEPAGIHSGDSACTLPVHTVDFNTEQEIKRQTKILALNLNVLGLINIQFAIKNKKIFILEVNPRASRTIPFVSKAIGVPLAKIAMRVICGKNLLKQKKIKTIRPKNFSVKEVVLPFNKFPEANPFLGPEMRSTGEVMGIGKNFSLAFYKAMLGISAIIKNNGTVLLSVQNKDKNLIIDIAIKLKKLKFNLEATSGTYLKIKNQGIPVKLVNKIYAGRPNIQDFIKNKKYIYIINTSIDNKKNKETRAIRKAALNYKIHYDSTLNGARATIAALQHVGKYPIICLQDIN, encoded by the coding sequence ATAATCGGACAAGCATGTGAATTTGATTATTCCGGAGTTCAAGCTTGCGCAGCACTAAAAGAAGAAGGATACACAGTAATACTAATTAATTCCAATCCAGCTACTATTATGACAGATCCTGAAATAGCCGATAAAACATATATCGAACCTATCAATATTAAGATTATTGAAGAAATCATAAAAAAAGAAAAACCAGATGCTATTTTACCGACCATGGGAGGACAAACTGCTTTAAACTGTGCTTTGAAATTACATCAAAAAGGTGTATTAAAAAAATATCAAGTAGAATTAATAGGTGCTACTATACAATCTATTCAAAAAGCTGAAAATAGATATTTATTCGAAAAATCCATGAATAATATTAATCTAAAAACAGCAAAATGCGGTATTGCTCATAATATAGAAGAAGCAAATACCGTAATTAAATCTATTGGTTTTCCTTGTATTATACGACCTTCATTTACTATGGGAGGTAGCGGTAGCGGAATTGCATATAATTATGAAGAATTTCAAAACATTTGTATACAGGGTTTAGAATTATCTCCGATATCTGAATTATTAATCGATGAATCATTAATCGGCTGGAAAGAGTATGAACTAGAAGTAATACAAGATAAATCAAATAATTTTATTGTTATTTGTACTATTGAAAATATAGATCCTATGGGTATCCATACTGGAGATTCTATCACTGTTGCACCCGCTCAAACATTAAGTGATCGAGAATATCAAAAGATGCGTAATGCTGCAATTATGATTCTTAAAGAAATTGGTGTAACTAGCGGCGGATCTAATGTACAATTTGCCGTGCATCCAAAAACTGGAAAAATGATAGTTATTGAAATGAATCCTAGAGTATCCCGATCATCAGCTTTAGCTTCAAAAGCTACGGGTTTTCCTATTGCGCGAATTTCTACAAAATTATCAATAGGATATACTTTAGATGAATTAAAAAATAATATTACTGGACATGACACCCCAGCAGCATTCGAACCCTCAATTGATTATGTTGTAACTAAAATGCCTAGATTTGATTTTAAAAAATTTTATAAATGCAATGATCGTTTAACTACCCAAATGAAATCAATAGGAGAAGTAATGGGTATCGGCCGAACATTCCAAGAATCATTACAAAAAGCTATTAGAAGTTTAGAAATTGGATTTACAGGATTTGATATGAATATTAATATTCAAAAATATAATACCATTCAAATAAAAGATAAAAAAATACAGTATGAATTAAAAGAAGCTGGTCCGAAACGGCTATGGTATATAGGAGAAGCTTTTCGTGCAAAATGGTCCGTAAATAAAATTTATAAATTAACATTCATAGATAAATGGTTTTTACGACAAATACAAGACTTAATCCTTATTGAAGAAAAAATAAAATATAAAAAATTATCTGATTTAAATTATTCGGAATTAAAATATTTAAAAACAAAAGGATTTTCAGATTTACGTATTTCTCAATTAATTAATGTTCAAGAACACGACATACGTAAAAAAAGATATAAATTAAAATTACATCCAACATACAAACGTATAGATACTTGTTCGGCCGAATTTTTTACAAATACTGCATATATGTATTCTACTTGGGAAGATGAATGTGAAGCTTATGCTACAAAAAATTTAAAAAAAGTTATAATCCTTGGTAGTGGACCTAATAGAATTGGACAAGGTATCGAATTTGATTATTGTTGTGTACATGCATCACAAATCTTAAAAAAAGATAAATATGAAACAATTATGATTAACTGTAATCCCGAAACAGTATCTACAGATTATGATATATCTGATAGATTATATTTTGAACCTATTGCGTTAGAAGAAATCTTAGAAATTGTACGTATTGAAAAACCACTAGGCGTTGTAATTCAATACGGAGGTCAAACACCATTAAAATTAGCTACATATTTTCAACAAGAAGGAATTAATATATTAGGAACACAACCAAAATATATTGATATAGCCGAAAATAGAAAAAAATTTCAAAGAATTATTTATAAACTACAATTAAAACAACCAAAAAATGATACAGCACGTAATATAAAAGAAGCATTAAAAAAATCTAATCATATAGGATATCCAATAATTGTACGCCCTTCATATGTACTAGGTGGACGAGATATGGAAATAATCTATGATGATAATCATCTTATGAAATATTTTTTAAATCGCGATCGTCAGTCAAAAAACCAATCTATTTTATTAGATCAATATTTAGATAATGCTATCGAAATAGACGTAGATGCTATCTGTGATAAAAAAAATGTTTTTATTGGCGGCGTTATGGAACATATAGAGCCTGCAGGAATACACTCGGGAGATTCTGCATGCACGTTACCTGTTCATACAGTAGATTTTAACACAGAACAAGAAATAAAACGTCAAACAAAAATTTTAGCTCTTAATTTAAATGTATTAGGACTTATTAATATTCAATTTGCTATTAAAAATAAAAAAATATTCATCTTAGAAGTAAATCCGAGAGCTTCTCGAACCATTCCGTTTGTATCAAAAGCTATTGGTGTACCATTAGCTAAAATAGCCATGCGCGTTATATGCGGAAAAAATTTATTAAAGCAAAAAAAAATCAAAACTATTCGACCAAAAAATTTTTCTGTAAAAGAAGTAGTACTTCCGTTTAATAAATTTCCTGAAGCAAATCCTTTTTTAGGACCGGAAATGCGATCTACGGGAGAAGTTATGGGTATCGGTAAAAATTTTTCATTAGCTTTTTATAAAGCTATGCTTGGAATATCCGCTATTATTAAAAATAATGGAACAGTTTTATTATCTGTTCAAAACAAGGATAAAAATTTAATTATTGATATTGCTATAAAATTAAAAAAACTAAAATTTAATTTAGAAGCAACTTCAGGAACATATTTAAAAATAAAAAACCAAGGAATTCCGGTAAAATTAGTTAATAAAATTTATGCAGGCAGACCTAATATACAAGATTTTATTAAAAATAAAAAATATATCTATATAATAAATACATCAATAGACAATAAAAAAAATAAAGAAACTCGCGCAATACGAAAAGCAGCACTGAACTATAAAATACATTATGATTCTACTTTAAACGGAGCTCGTGCTACTATCGCTGCGTTACAACATGTTGGAAAATATCCAATAATATGTTTACAAGATATAAATTAA
- a CDS encoding glycine--tRNA ligase subunit alpha — MSTHIHTFYEIIKLLKNFWHQKKCVILEPLDISVGAGTFHHHTFFNILKKKSSSIAYLQPSRRPSDGRYTNHPNRLQHYYQFQVIIKPTPNNIQKIYLSSLQNIGIDIKNNDIRFIEDNWENPTLGASGLGWEIWLNGMEITQITYFQQMGGINCNEPTVEITYGLERIAMHIQNVQNIYDILWDVHTTNIIKYADIFLDHEKENSHYNFELSNTSCILQLFQLHIQEANRLIKNVNPVLIPAYEHMLYAIHYFNLLDCKKVLSTTDRTDHILNIRKKIKKIAKKYIFNQNKE, encoded by the coding sequence ATGTCAACACATATTCATACATTCTATGAAATCATAAAACTATTAAAAAATTTTTGGCATCAAAAAAAATGCGTAATTTTAGAACCATTAGATATTTCTGTAGGAGCAGGAACCTTCCATCATCATACTTTTTTTAATATTTTAAAAAAAAAATCTTCTTCTATTGCTTATTTACAACCGTCTAGACGACCTTCAGATGGACGTTATACAAATCATCCTAATCGACTACAGCATTATTATCAATTTCAAGTCATTATTAAACCTACACCTAATAATATTCAAAAAATATATTTATCTTCTTTACAAAACATTGGTATTGACATAAAAAATAATGACATTAGATTTATAGAAGACAATTGGGAAAACCCAACTTTAGGAGCGTCTGGATTAGGATGGGAAATATGGTTAAATGGTATGGAAATAACACAAATTACATATTTTCAACAAATGGGTGGAATTAATTGTAATGAACCTACTGTTGAAATAACGTACGGATTAGAAAGAATTGCTATGCATATACAAAATGTACAAAATATTTATGATATATTATGGGATGTACATACTACTAATATAATTAAATATGCTGATATATTTCTAGATCATGAAAAAGAAAATTCACATTATAACTTTGAATTATCAAATACTTCATGCATACTACAATTATTTCAATTACATATACAAGAAGCAAATCGATTAATCAAAAACGTTAATCCGGTCCTTATTCCAGCATATGAACATATGTTATACGCTATTCACTATTTTAATTTACTAGATTGTAAAAAAGTTTTATCAACTACTGATCGAACAGATCATATCTTAAATATACGAAAAAAAATTAAAAAAATTGCCAAAAAATATATTTTTAATCAAAATAAAGAGTAA